From Sulfuricella sp., a single genomic window includes:
- the secF gene encoding protein translocase subunit SecF, protein MELFNIKRDIPFMSYARVTTLISLVTFILAVAALGFKGLNLGVDFTGGTVMEITYPQPAEVPKIRDTLEKMGLKDAAVQTFGTSHDVLIRLPAKPELSSAKLSEQVFQALAASDASVKLQRVEFVGPQVGQELYENGALALLVVCFGIMAYLAVRFEWRFAVAAIIANMHDIVIILGFFAFFQWDFSLTVLAAVLAILGYSVNESVVVFDRIRENFRKMRKASVPEVIDNAITRTMSRTIITHFSTQLMVLAMLFFGGEALHYFALALTIGILFGIYSSVLVASPIVLWLGVSREQFLKPEKKEGEEAEVLP, encoded by the coding sequence CTGGAACTTTTCAACATCAAGCGCGACATCCCGTTCATGAGCTATGCCCGGGTCACCACGCTGATCTCCCTGGTGACCTTCATCCTGGCGGTGGCCGCGCTCGGCTTCAAGGGCCTCAATCTGGGCGTGGACTTTACCGGCGGCACGGTGATGGAAATCACCTACCCGCAACCGGCGGAAGTGCCGAAAATCCGCGACACGCTGGAGAAAATGGGTCTGAAAGACGCCGCCGTGCAAACCTTCGGCACCTCGCACGATGTCCTGATCCGCCTGCCGGCCAAACCCGAACTCAGCAGCGCCAAGCTGTCCGAGCAGGTATTTCAGGCACTGGCCGCATCAGACGCCAGCGTCAAGTTGCAACGCGTCGAGTTTGTCGGCCCGCAGGTAGGCCAGGAACTGTATGAAAACGGCGCCCTGGCCCTGCTGGTGGTGTGTTTCGGTATCATGGCCTACCTTGCCGTGCGCTTCGAGTGGCGCTTCGCCGTGGCTGCCATCATCGCCAACATGCACGACATCGTGATCATTCTGGGCTTTTTCGCCTTTTTCCAGTGGGACTTTTCCCTGACCGTGCTGGCCGCGGTACTGGCAATTCTGGGCTACTCGGTGAACGAATCGGTGGTGGTATTCGACCGGATCCGCGAAAACTTCCGCAAGATGCGCAAGGCCAGCGTGCCCGAAGTCATCGACAACGCCATCACCCGCACCATGTCGCGCACCATCATCACCCACTTCAGCACCCAGCTGATGGTACTGGCCATGCTGTTCTTCGGTGGCGAGGCCCTGCACTATTTTGCCCTGGCACTAACCATCGGCATCCTGTTCGGCATTTACTCCTCGGTCCTGGTTGCCAGCCCGATCGTGCTGTGGCTGGGGGTTTCGCGCGAGCAGTTCCTCAAGCCGGAGAAAAAGGAAGGCGAAGAGGCCGAAGTCCTGCCTTAA
- a CDS encoding DedA family protein — protein MELLLSFIDLVLHLDKHLPILIQQYGTWIYLALFLVIFCETGLVVTPFLPGDSLLFISGAIAATGAMEPEVLVVLLVSASFLGDNTNYWIGRLAGPRIFKSNTSRLLNRDYLDKTHHFYQKHGGKAIILARFFPIIRTFAPFVAGMGHMDYRRFLFFSFSGSIAWVGSFVLGGYFFGNIPFIKQNLTLVMLGIIFVSILPGIIGYLRHRFQ, from the coding sequence ATGGAACTGCTGCTTTCCTTCATCGACCTTGTCCTGCACCTGGACAAGCATCTGCCCATATTGATCCAGCAATATGGCACCTGGATTTACCTGGCCCTGTTTCTGGTGATTTTCTGCGAAACCGGGCTGGTGGTAACCCCTTTCCTGCCGGGAGATTCGCTGCTCTTCATTTCCGGCGCCATCGCCGCCACCGGCGCCATGGAGCCCGAAGTTCTGGTCGTCCTGCTGGTATCCGCCTCATTTCTCGGCGACAACACCAACTACTGGATCGGCCGCCTGGCCGGGCCGAGGATATTCAAGAGCAACACCTCGCGCCTGCTCAACCGCGACTACCTGGACAAGACCCACCACTTCTACCAGAAGCACGGTGGCAAGGCCATCATCCTGGCGCGATTCTTCCCCATCATCCGCACCTTCGCGCCCTTTGTCGCCGGCATGGGCCACATGGATTACCGCCGCTTCCTGTTCTTCAGCTTCAGCGGCAGCATCGCCTGGGTAGGCTCCTTCGTGCTTGGCGGCTATTTCTTCGGCAACATCCCCTTCATCAAGCAGAACCTCACCCTGGTGATGCTTGGGATCATCTTCGTATCCATTCTGCCCGGCATCATCGGCTACCTGCGCCACCGTTTTCAGTAG
- a CDS encoding DUF2339 domain-containing protein, which translates to MEFLAYIALALFFLIAPLLGISAYLRQGTLEKTQRERNNALSARISALEAEIALLRQPQPAPGEPVPLAANAAIPVTAVATPSQPVSAPRPRRDEKPSSGIDLETLIAGRWLNRIGIIALLLAGSFFLKFAFDNDWIGPAGRVAIGLLSGSALIVFSQTLLRRGYSYFSDGIAGLGAGVLYLSLYAAHQFYHLVPSWAAFGGMAITTAALMGLALGRDSQRIALLALAGGFLTPALLSSGVDAQIQLFSYLAVLNMGLMVLARRRDWDLLPPLALAATIAYYFGWHEQFYLAATRLLPTLAFLTLFFAQFAALSVLQARRGERLTPLQILLLLLNAAFYLIALGDLLYGQHRTYLTLALLLLSAAYLGMMRLAPPTPARLPFAALALTAATLAIPVQLEGEWIAIAWAIEGAALAASGFRSGNAGLRGAALILFALAAVTLIADLPEGGAFLLNARFATFAVLAACLGLAAAWAFRAVETLSSNERPGFGAAGVAANIFAVWGLSLELWDVFSSGQRTGLAQLLALSLFWAAYATVLILIGVRRNIPALRWQALALFGLLVGKVFLYDFALLEKAYRIASFFALGTALLAVSFFYQRRQGAEKPGKES; encoded by the coding sequence ATGGAATTTCTGGCCTACATCGCGCTCGCGCTTTTTTTCCTGATCGCCCCGCTGCTGGGCATTTCGGCCTATCTGCGGCAGGGGACGCTTGAAAAAACCCAGCGCGAACGCAACAACGCCCTGAGTGCGCGCATCTCCGCGCTGGAAGCAGAGATCGCTCTATTAAGGCAGCCCCAGCCGGCGCCAGGTGAACCCGTGCCACTCGCCGCAAATGCGGCCATTCCGGTAACAGCCGTAGCCACCCCCAGCCAACCCGTTTCCGCGCCTCGGCCCCGGCGCGATGAAAAACCTTCATCCGGCATTGACCTGGAAACGCTGATCGCAGGCCGCTGGCTCAATCGCATCGGCATCATCGCCCTGCTGCTGGCCGGATCGTTCTTCCTCAAATTTGCCTTCGACAACGACTGGATCGGCCCGGCAGGCCGCGTCGCCATCGGCCTGCTGTCGGGCAGCGCGCTGATCGTGTTCAGCCAGACCCTGCTCAGGCGTGGCTACAGCTATTTTTCCGACGGCATCGCCGGGCTGGGGGCGGGTGTGCTGTATCTTTCGCTCTATGCTGCCCACCAGTTTTACCATCTCGTGCCCTCCTGGGCGGCGTTCGGCGGCATGGCCATCACCACTGCCGCCCTGATGGGACTGGCGCTGGGCCGGGATTCGCAGCGCATTGCCCTGCTGGCGCTGGCTGGCGGCTTCCTCACCCCGGCCCTGCTGAGCAGCGGAGTGGATGCGCAAATCCAGCTTTTCAGCTATCTGGCCGTGCTGAACATGGGCCTGATGGTTCTCGCCCGCCGCCGCGACTGGGACCTGCTGCCGCCACTGGCGCTGGCGGCCACCATCGCCTATTACTTCGGCTGGCACGAGCAGTTCTACCTTGCAGCCACCCGCCTGCTGCCAACGCTGGCCTTCCTGACCCTGTTCTTTGCCCAGTTCGCCGCCCTGTCCGTGCTCCAGGCGCGGCGCGGCGAACGGCTCACGCCGCTGCAAATCCTGCTGCTGCTCCTGAATGCCGCCTTCTACCTCATTGCACTGGGTGATCTGCTCTACGGCCAGCATCGCACCTATCTCACCCTTGCCCTGCTGCTGCTCTCCGCGGCCTACCTCGGCATGATGCGCCTCGCGCCGCCCACGCCCGCGCGCCTGCCTTTCGCCGCGCTGGCCCTGACCGCCGCCACGCTGGCCATCCCGGTACAACTGGAGGGCGAATGGATCGCCATTGCCTGGGCCATCGAGGGCGCGGCGCTGGCTGCCAGCGGATTCAGAAGCGGCAACGCCGGCCTGCGCGGCGCCGCACTGATCCTGTTTGCCCTCGCTGCCGTGACGCTGATTGCTGACCTGCCGGAAGGCGGGGCATTTCTCCTCAATGCGCGCTTCGCCACTTTCGCCGTGCTGGCCGCCTGCCTCGGCCTGGCTGCGGCCTGGGCGTTCAGGGCGGTTGAGACACTTTCCAGCAACGAGCGCCCTGGTTTTGGCGCGGCAGGCGTGGCGGCGAATATCTTTGCCGTGTGGGGCCTGTCGCTGGAACTGTGGGATGTGTTCAGCAGCGGGCAACGAACCGGCCTGGCACAATTGCTTGCCCTGTCCCTGTTCTGGGCGGCGTATGCCACGGTTTTGATCCTCATTGGCGTGCGGCGCAACATCCCCGCGCTGCGCTGGCAGGCGCTGGCGCTGTTCGGGCTGCTGGTGGGCAAGGTATTCCTGTATGACTTCGCCCTGCTCGAAAAGGCCTATCGCATTGCCTCCTTCTTTGCCTTGGGCACGGCATTGCTGGCCGTATCCTTTTTCTACCAGCGCCGTCAGGGAGCTGAAAAACCCGGCAAGGAATCCTGA
- a CDS encoding DUF3999 family protein — protein MRRLFLLLLPFGVQAAELPPAKAAEPAAWQHWQYSRPLQMPAAPSEWARFTLPAEIHGPAQGSLADLRLIGQNGKEIPYLLYAQQEQCQRTWRSAPLSDTGFIPGQYSQAVVDAGTDGALHNAVEISTEQKDFFTWTEIAASDDHVTWRSVREKAPLYRFDSARPNNGEILNYPLTRSRWLRLRFLQGEKALSITSARITREVRTEAERTPLAATFQLAAGQVEGESVWQTDLGRSLPPVSALRFESSQAKFHRGVKVSASEDGKNWRGIAHGHIYRHAAALDEKQRAVLEISFPETRARFWRISILNRNDPALPGLHVNMLSIPRHIAFRREAGLDYRLLYGNPSATPAQYELAQVSSSAQWQSAPVATLGMEASNTSYVSAAPWSERHPWLLWTALVTAVGMLAWMAITALRHGHSGVGDKTGNRTGRE, from the coding sequence ATGCGACGGCTGTTCCTGCTACTCCTCCCTTTCGGCGTGCAGGCTGCGGAACTGCCCCCGGCCAAGGCAGCCGAGCCTGCCGCCTGGCAGCACTGGCAATATTCCCGCCCATTGCAGATGCCCGCCGCACCATCGGAGTGGGCGCGCTTCACCCTGCCAGCCGAAATTCATGGCCCGGCACAGGGCAGCCTCGCAGACCTGCGCCTGATCGGCCAAAACGGCAAGGAAATTCCCTATCTACTGTACGCGCAACAGGAGCAATGCCAGCGCACCTGGCGCAGCGCGCCGCTCAGCGATACCGGCTTCATTCCCGGCCAGTACAGCCAGGCCGTAGTCGATGCAGGAACTGACGGTGCGCTGCACAATGCGGTTGAAATCAGCACGGAGCAGAAGGATTTTTTCACCTGGACAGAGATCGCCGCCAGTGATGACCACGTTACCTGGCGCAGCGTGCGGGAAAAAGCGCCGCTCTACCGCTTCGACAGCGCCAGGCCGAACAACGGCGAGATCCTGAATTACCCCCTGACCCGATCGCGCTGGCTACGCCTGCGCTTTCTGCAGGGCGAGAAGGCCCTGTCGATTACCAGCGCGCGCATCACCCGGGAAGTCCGGACCGAGGCGGAGCGCACCCCGCTTGCCGCAACATTTCAACTCGCTGCCGGGCAGGTTGAAGGGGAGAGCGTGTGGCAAACCGATCTGGGCCGGAGCTTGCCGCCCGTTTCCGCACTGCGCTTTGAGTCCAGTCAGGCCAAATTTCACCGCGGGGTCAAGGTCAGCGCCAGCGAAGACGGCAAGAACTGGCGCGGCATCGCGCACGGACACATCTATCGCCATGCCGCCGCCCTGGATGAGAAGCAGCGCGCAGTACTGGAAATCAGCTTTCCCGAAACCCGCGCCAGATTCTGGCGCATCAGCATACTCAACCGCAACGACCCCGCGCTGCCCGGCCTGCATGTGAACATGCTGTCGATTCCGCGCCACATCGCGTTCAGGCGCGAGGCAGGGCTGGATTACCGCCTGCTTTACGGCAACCCGAGCGCCACGCCGGCACAGTATGAATTGGCACAAGTATCCAGCAGCGCACAATGGCAATCCGCGCCTGTTGCCACATTGGGGATGGAAGCCAGCAACACGTCCTATGTCAGCGCGGCGCCCTGGAGCGAACGCCATCCGTGGCTGCTGTGGACTGCACTCGTCACGGCGGTGGGCATGCTGGCATGGATGGCCATCACGGCGTTGCGCCACGGCCATTCAGGAGTAGGGGACAAGACGGGAAATCGAACCGGGCGGGAATGA
- a CDS encoding YjfB family protein, whose amino-acid sequence MNTSTALASVAGQSTGDAVGLSVLKKAMQIEEQNAQQLIAAIPKAEKTAANLPPNLGQNINTTA is encoded by the coding sequence ATGAATACCAGCACGGCACTGGCTTCGGTTGCCGGCCAGAGCACCGGTGATGCGGTTGGTCTCTCGGTGCTGAAGAAAGCCATGCAGATCGAGGAGCAGAATGCCCAGCAGCTGATAGCCGCCATTCCCAAGGCGGAAAAAACCGCCGCCAATCTGCCGCCCAATCTGGGTCAGAACATCAACACCACCGCTTGA
- a CDS encoding LysR substrate-binding domain-containing protein, giving the protein MTLTELRYIVALTRTRHFGRAAEACFVSQPTLSIAIRKLEEELGVTLFERGTSEITMTPIGEQVVAQAQRVLEEASAIKSIAQQGQDQLAGPLRLGAIYTIAPYLLPQLIPALHQLAPNMPLHIEENFTARLNERLKQGDLDVIIIALPFDEPGFVTQALYDEPFRVALPSSHPWSKKETISSAELEQESLLLLGSGHCFRDQVLQACPAAHNRSNAAPGSIQKTLEGSSLETIRHMVASGAGITVLPCSAIGKGTSEDSLLAFRPFSAPIPSRRVALAWRKRYPRPDAIAAVRQAVMDAGLPCTSRLDLPPQEN; this is encoded by the coding sequence ATGACCCTCACTGAACTGCGCTATATCGTTGCCCTCACCCGTACCCGCCATTTTGGCCGCGCGGCGGAAGCCTGTTTTGTCAGCCAGCCCACGCTGAGCATTGCCATTCGCAAGCTGGAGGAAGAACTGGGCGTCACGCTCTTTGAGCGCGGCACCAGCGAAATTACCATGACCCCCATCGGTGAGCAGGTAGTAGCGCAGGCGCAACGCGTGCTGGAAGAAGCCAGCGCGATCAAAAGCATCGCCCAGCAGGGGCAGGATCAACTGGCCGGCCCCTTGCGCCTCGGCGCCATCTACACCATCGCGCCCTATCTGCTGCCACAACTGATTCCGGCGCTGCATCAACTTGCGCCAAACATGCCGCTGCATATTGAAGAAAATTTTACCGCCCGTCTCAACGAGCGGCTGAAACAGGGTGATCTGGACGTCATCATCATTGCCTTGCCATTTGACGAACCCGGCTTTGTCACCCAGGCCCTGTATGACGAGCCCTTCCGCGTGGCTTTGCCGTCCAGCCACCCCTGGAGCAAGAAAGAAACCATCAGCAGCGCCGAACTGGAGCAGGAAAGCCTGCTCCTGCTGGGTTCCGGGCATTGCTTCCGCGATCAGGTATTGCAGGCCTGCCCCGCCGCGCACAACCGTTCCAACGCCGCGCCCGGCAGCATACAGAAGACGCTCGAAGGCAGCTCGCTCGAAACCATCCGCCACATGGTGGCCAGCGGCGCCGGCATCACGGTGCTCCCTTGCAGCGCCATCGGCAAGGGCACGAGCGAAGACAGCCTGCTGGCTTTCCGCCCATTCAGCGCCCCCATCCCCAGCCGCCGGGTGGCTTTGGCGTGGCGCAAGCGCTATCCCCGCCCCGATGCCATCGCCGCCGTGCGTCAGGCAGTGATGGATGCCGGCCTGCCATGTACATCCAGACTGGATCTGCCGCCACAGGAAAATTGA
- a CDS encoding rubredoxin: protein MKKFQCVVCGWIYDEAAGAPGEGIAAGTRWEDVPDSWACPDCGVGKADFEMAQIA from the coding sequence ATGAAAAAATTTCAATGCGTAGTCTGTGGCTGGATTTACGACGAGGCTGCTGGCGCACCGGGCGAAGGCATTGCCGCCGGCACGCGCTGGGAAGATGTCCCGGACAGCTGGGCATGCCCGGATTGCGGGGTAGGAAAAGCTGACTTTGAAATGGCTCAGATAGCCTGA
- a CDS encoding FAD-dependent oxidoreductase — protein MSPLIIIGSGLAGFTLAREWRKLDSATPLRIFTRDDGGFYSKPMLSNAIAGGKSAAQLAMKTAAQMAQELNAEISAHSEISAIHPQRHSISVNGTELAYSRLVLAQGADPIRPPLRGDGADAVLSVNNLDDYARFRAALEGKKRVAILGGGLIGCEFANDLLAGGFSVDVIDPGTRPLAALLPAEASMKLQDALCEQGVNWRFGVKAEAVAHAGNALHLKLSDGSSLDADVVLSAIGLRSRTALAAAAGITVKRGIVVDNQLKTSAPDIYAIGDCAEAQGKVLLYVMPLMQQARTLAKVLAGTGAELSYPVMPVVIKTPACPITACPPPIGMEGEWQVETTPQGVRALFLDGADQLHGFALTGQATAEKNSLAQQLGAS, from the coding sequence ATGTCACCCCTCATCATTATCGGCAGCGGCCTGGCCGGCTTCACCCTGGCACGGGAATGGCGCAAGCTCGACAGCGCCACGCCGCTGCGCATTTTCACCCGCGACGATGGCGGGTTCTATTCCAAGCCCATGCTCTCCAATGCCATTGCCGGCGGCAAATCGGCCGCACAGCTGGCCATGAAAACGGCAGCGCAGATGGCGCAGGAACTGAATGCCGAGATCAGCGCACACAGCGAGATCAGCGCCATCCATCCGCAGCGTCACAGCATCAGCGTGAACGGAACGGAGCTTGCCTATTCCCGGCTGGTGCTGGCGCAGGGCGCCGATCCGATTCGCCCGCCATTGCGGGGCGATGGCGCCGACGCCGTGCTTTCGGTCAACAATCTCGACGATTACGCCCGTTTCCGTGCCGCGCTGGAAGGTAAAAAACGCGTCGCCATCCTCGGCGGCGGATTGATCGGCTGTGAATTCGCCAATGATCTGCTGGCAGGTGGCTTCAGCGTTGACGTCATCGACCCCGGCACACGCCCCCTGGCCGCCCTGCTGCCGGCCGAAGCCAGCATGAAACTACAGGATGCCTTGTGCGAACAGGGCGTGAACTGGCGCTTCGGCGTCAAGGCGGAAGCCGTGGCGCATGCGGGCAATGCCTTGCACCTCAAGCTGTCTGACGGCTCAAGCCTGGACGCGGATGTTGTTCTATCCGCCATCGGCCTGCGTTCGCGCACCGCGCTGGCCGCGGCGGCAGGCATCACCGTCAAGCGCGGCATCGTGGTCGACAACCAGCTCAAAACCAGCGCCCCGGACATCTACGCCATCGGCGACTGCGCGGAAGCGCAAGGCAAGGTGCTGCTGTACGTCATGCCGCTGATGCAGCAGGCGCGGACACTGGCAAAAGTGCTCGCGGGAACCGGGGCAGAGTTGAGTTATCCGGTGATGCCGGTGGTGATCAAAACACCGGCCTGCCCGATCACGGCCTGTCCACCGCCCATCGGCATGGAAGGCGAATGGCAAGTGGAAACCACGCCACAGGGTGTGCGCGCCCTGTTTCTTGACGGGGCAGACCAGCTGCATGGTTTCGCGCTTACCGGACAGGCCACGGCGGAAAAGAACAGCCTGGCGCAACAACTGGGCGCATCCTGA